From the Topomyia yanbarensis strain Yona2022 unplaced genomic scaffold, ASM3024719v1 HiC_scaffold_30, whole genome shotgun sequence genome, one window contains:
- the LOC131695138 gene encoding histone H2B-like — MAPKASGKAVKKSGGGGGKAQKNIATKAGGEKKKKRKQRRKESYAIYIYKVLKQVHPDTGVSSKAMSIMNSFVNDIFERIANEASRLAHYNRRSTITSREVQTAVRLLLPGELAKHAVSEGTKAVTKYTSSK; from the coding sequence ATGGCACCGAAAGCCAGCGGAAAGGCTGTGAAAAAAtccggcggcggcggtggcaaggcacagaagaacatcgccacaaaagcaggaggagagaagaagaagaagcgaaagcaacggcgcaaggaaagctacgctatctacatctacaaggtgCTGAAGCAGGTCCATCCGGACACCGGTGTCTCGTCGAAGGCGATGAGCATCATGAATAGCTTCGTGAACGACATCTTCGAGCGTATTGCTAACGAAGCATCCCGTCTGGCCCATTACAACCGACGGTCGACGATCACCTCCCGCGAGGTACAGACCGCCGTTCGTTTGCTGTTACCGGGAGAGCTGGCCAAACATGCCGTATCGGAAGGTACCAAGGCCGTTACCAAGTATACCAGCTCGAAGTAA
- the LOC131695191 gene encoding histone H3, with protein MARTKQTARKSTGGKAPRKQLATKAARKSAPATGGVKKPHRYRPGTVALREIRRYQKSTELLIRKLPFQRLVREIAQDFKTDLRFQSSAVMALQEASEAYLVGLFEDTNLCAIHAKRVTIMPKDIQLARRIRGERA; from the coding sequence ATGGCCCGTACGAAACAGACCGCCCGCAAGTCCACCGGAGGGaaagctccccgcaagcagttggcaacgaaggctgcccgtaaaagtgccccagctacgggtggcgttaagaagccccatcgctaccgaccaggaactgtcgcgctgcgagaaattcgtcgctatcagaagtcgacagagctactaattcgcaagctgcccttccagcgtctggtgcgtgagatcgcgcaggacttcaaaaccgatctgcgcttccagagctcagccgtcatggcccttcaagaagccagcgaggcttacctggttggattgttcgaggataccaatctgtgcgctatccatgccaagcgagtgaccatcatgccgaaagacatccaactggctcgccggatccgtggggagcgggcctaa
- the LOC131695193 gene encoding histone H1A, sperm-like: MAETAIDVAATAPAVVASPPAAKAPPKQAAKASKSDAKKPKKSSTHPPVSEMVLAAIRTLKERSGSSLQAIKKYIAANYMCDVARLAPFIRKALKTGVEKGNITQTKGTGASGSFKVTVEAKKPAGDKKPPSGAAKKSATKSGEKKNPPAGGGGEKTKKAKAAAIPAAKKSAAKKTKAAAAPAKAAADWQDKSVVVSLIKQHHFSK, from the exons ATGGCTGAAACTGCTATCGACGTTGCTGCTACGGCCCCTGCCGTCGTCGCCTCTCCGCCAGCCGCCAAAGCACCACCGAAGCAGGCGGCCAAGGCTAGCAAGAGTGACGCCAAGAaaccgaaaaaatcttcaacccaTCCACCAGTGAGTGAGATGGTTCTGGCTGCCATCCGGACCCTGAAGGAACGGAGCGGATCATCACTGCAGGCGATCAAAAAGTACATCGCCGCCAACTACATGTGTGACGTCGCCAGGCTGGCTCCGTTTATCCGGAAGGCTTTGAAAACGGGTGTCGAGAAGGGAAACATCACCCAGACCAAGGGTACCGGTGCTTCCGGATCGTTTAAGGTGACGGTCGAGGCTAAGAAGCCGGCTGGCGATAAGAAACCACCATCGGGTGCAGCGAAAAAATCGGCTACTAAATCCGGGGAGAAGAAAAATCCGCCGgccggtggtggtggtgagaagACCAAAAAGGCAAAGGCGGCGGCAATCCCGGCCGCTAAGAAATCGGCTGCGAAGAAAACGAAAGCTGCTGCTGCCCCTGCCAAGGCG GCCGCCGATTGGCAAGATAAATCAGTCGTCGTTAGTTTGATTAAACAACATCACTTTAGTAAATAG
- the LOC131695190 gene encoding histone H4-like — protein sequence MGRIATFGIGISLLLLLLQKMTGRGKGGKGLGKGGAKRHRKVLRDNIQGITKPAIRRLARRGGVKRISGLIYEETRGVLKIFLENVIRDAVTYTEHAKRKTVTAMDVVYALKRQGRTLYGFGG from the exons ATGGGCCGAATTGCAACATTCGGTATTGGAATCtcgctgctgctactgctgctgcag AAGATGACTGGCCGTGGCAAAGGAGGAAAAGGGCTCGGCAAGGGAGGCGCTAAGCGGCACCGCAAGGTGCTTCGTGACAATATCCAGGGCATCACCAAACCCGCCATTCGTCGTCTGGCTCGACGTGGAGGAGTGAAGCGAATCTCCGGTTTGATATACGAGGAAACCCGTGGTGTGCTGAAGATTTTTCTGGAAAACGTTATCCGGGACGCTGTGACGTACACTGAACATGCCAAACGGAAGACCGTCACTGCGATGGATGTCGTCTATGCGCTTAAACGCCAGGGACGCACATTGTacggttttggtggttaa
- the LOC131695192 gene encoding histone H2A-like, with protein sequence MSARGKGGKVKGKPKSRSVRAGLQFPVGRIHRLLRKGNYAERVGAGAPVYLAAVMEYLAAEVLELAGNAARDNKKTRIIPRHLQLAIRNDEELNKLLSGVTIAQGGVLPNIQAVLLPKKTEKRASAAT encoded by the coding sequence ATGTCTGCACGCGGTAAAGGAGGAAAAGTGAAGGGAAAGCCAAAATCCCGCTCAGTTCGTGCCGGTCTCCAGTTCCCTGTTGGCCGAATTCACCGTCTGCTGAGGAAGGGAAACTATGCTGAACGTGTCGGTGCCGGAGCACCCGTCTACTTGGCAGCTGTAATGGAATATCTTGCCGCCGAAGTACTGGAGCTGGCAGGAAACGCTGCCCGCGATAACAAAAAGACCAGAATCATCCCCCGTCAtctgcagctggccattcgaaatgacgaagagctgaacaaactgctctccggtgTGACCATTGCCCAGGGTGGCGTGTTGCCTAACATACAGGCCGTACTGCTGCCGAAGAAGACTGAAAAGAGGGCCTCCGCAGCAACCTAA